In the Bacillus shivajii genome, one interval contains:
- the ytxJ gene encoding bacillithiol system redox-active protein YtxJ, with the protein MGIKKIESIDQFDELYNEKTAYFFLKNSTTCPISHEGYKEVEKFSADHEDLPVYYLNVQDSRELSNHIAEKFGVKHESPQVLLFDDGDVIWHDSHWNITKKSLTNAWANK; encoded by the coding sequence ATGGGCATCAAGAAAATAGAGTCAATTGATCAATTTGATGAACTTTATAATGAAAAGACTGCTTACTTTTTTTTGAAAAACAGTACAACATGTCCAATTAGTCATGAGGGTTACAAAGAAGTTGAAAAGTTTTCAGCTGACCATGAAGACCTTCCTGTTTATTATTTAAATGTACAGGATTCACGAGAGCTATCTAATCACATTGCTGAGAAATTTGGAGTGAAACATGAATCTCCACAAGTGTTATTATTTGATGATGGAGATGTCATATGGCATGACTCACATTGGAACATTACGAAGAAAAGTTTAACAAATGCATGGGCCAATAAATAA
- a CDS encoding YtxH domain-containing protein: protein MSEQNQGVNTKDFLIGSLVGGIIGASTALLLAPKSGRELRHDLNEQAKVAKERTADWTTQAVEKGNEFASTARENTSQIARQVSDQSISLIDKVKDVASSVRKDVEELTESADDLASDLEGVSQEIADSVKKEVEDLQRSVEQLVKEVEEKEKQRAQQTTETEEG, encoded by the coding sequence ATGAGTGAACAAAATCAAGGTGTAAACACAAAGGACTTTTTAATCGGAAGTTTAGTTGGTGGGATTATCGGAGCATCAACAGCCCTTTTACTAGCTCCAAAATCAGGTAGAGAGCTTCGTCATGATCTAAATGAACAAGCGAAGGTTGCAAAGGAGAGAACAGCTGATTGGACGACACAAGCTGTTGAGAAAGGGAATGAATTTGCTTCAACCGCTAGAGAGAATACGTCTCAGATTGCAAGGCAAGTATCAGATCAATCGATTTCGCTTATTGACAAAGTAAAAGACGTTGCAAGTTCTGTTCGTAAAGATGTTGAAGAGTTAACTGAAAGTGCTGATGACCTTGCAAGTGACCTTGAAGGGGTTAGTCAGGAAATTGCTGATTCTGTAAAAAAAGAAGTAGAGGATTTACAACGCTCTGTTGAACAATTAGTAAAAGAAGTAGAAGAGAAAGAAAAACAAAGAGCACAACAAACAACAGAAACTGAAGAAGGTTAA
- a CDS encoding DUF948 domain-containing protein, with amino-acid sequence MEWLLYVSVAIIAVAFAFLVFYLIQTLISMRKTIENIGSTVDGLQKQVEDLSEESTQLLHKTNRLADDIQQKSDSLNTVFLAAKDLGDSLQRVNHSVRKVSDAVSSKANNQSEQMAQAVQWGNVALNLWEKWKIKKSETEKRQARETNNEKEEL; translated from the coding sequence ATGGAATGGCTTTTATACGTTAGTGTAGCAATCATCGCAGTCGCATTTGCTTTTCTCGTCTTTTATTTAATTCAAACGCTTATATCTATGCGAAAAACGATTGAAAATATTGGTTCAACAGTAGATGGGCTTCAAAAGCAAGTTGAAGATTTGTCAGAGGAATCGACACAACTATTACATAAGACGAATCGTTTAGCAGATGATATACAACAGAAATCAGATTCTTTGAATACGGTGTTTTTAGCTGCAAAAGATTTAGGAGACTCATTACAAAGAGTAAATCATTCTGTTAGGAAAGTATCAGATGCAGTTTCTAGTAAAGCAAATAACCAATCTGAACAGATGGCTCAAGCTGTACAATGGGGGAATGTTGCCTTAAACTTATGGGAGAAGTGGAAAATAAAAAAATCTGAAACTGAAAAACGTCAAGCTAGAGAAACTAATAATGAGAAGGAGGAATTATAA
- a CDS encoding aminopeptidase, whose amino-acid sequence MRDPRIQTLAKNLINYSVDLQKGEKILIENFGVQKELVNALVESAYEAGGIPFVSLKEHEVNRTLLMGASEEQQQLTAQFEANVMKEMDAYIGLRAGDNINELSDVPADKMSLHQKTVGTKVHREIRVPNTKWVVLRYPSSSMAQLAKMSTVGFEDFYFNVCNLDYSKMDKAMDALVTRMNKTNEVRITGEGTDLTFSIKDIPAIKCAGRLNIPDGEVYSAPVKDSVNGTITYNTASPYQGFTFENIQLTFENGKIVEATANNTEKINEIFDTDEGARFIGEFAIGVNPFILHPMQDILFDEKIDGSFHFTPGQAYENAYNGNDSAIHWDIVNIQRPEYGGGNIYFDGELIRENGRFVVNDLMPLNPENLK is encoded by the coding sequence ATGAGAGATCCACGTATTCAAACATTAGCCAAGAATTTAATTAATTATTCTGTTGACCTGCAAAAAGGTGAAAAAATTCTTATCGAAAATTTCGGTGTACAAAAGGAACTAGTGAACGCTTTAGTTGAATCTGCCTATGAAGCTGGTGGTATTCCTTTTGTTTCCCTAAAAGAACATGAAGTAAACCGTACACTCTTAATGGGTGCATCTGAAGAACAACAACAGCTTACCGCTCAATTTGAAGCAAATGTTATGAAAGAAATGGACGCTTATATTGGCCTACGAGCAGGTGATAACATTAATGAATTATCAGACGTACCAGCTGATAAAATGAGCCTTCACCAAAAAACAGTCGGAACAAAAGTACACCGTGAAATCCGTGTTCCAAATACGAAGTGGGTAGTACTTCGTTATCCTAGCTCTTCAATGGCACAGCTAGCAAAAATGAGCACAGTTGGATTTGAAGACTTCTATTTTAACGTTTGTAATTTAGATTATAGCAAAATGGACAAAGCAATGGATGCTTTAGTCACAAGAATGAACAAGACAAATGAAGTTCGAATTACAGGTGAAGGAACTGACCTTACATTCTCCATTAAAGATATCCCTGCTATTAAATGTGCAGGTCGACTAAACATTCCTGATGGAGAGGTATATTCCGCTCCAGTAAAGGACTCTGTAAACGGCACAATCACATATAATACAGCTTCACCATATCAAGGCTTTACATTCGAAAATATTCAGCTAACATTTGAGAACGGTAAGATCGTAGAAGCAACTGCAAATAACACAGAAAAAATTAATGAGATTTTTGATACGGATGAAGGAGCACGTTTTATTGGCGAATTTGCAATTGGCGTTAATCCTTTTATTTTACATCCAATGCAAGACATTCTTTTTGATGAAAAAATTGATGGAAGCTTCCACTTCACACCAGGTCAAGCTTATGAAAATGCCTACAACGGGAATGACTCTGCAATCCATTGGGATATTGTTAATATTCAGCGCCCTGAATATGGTGGAGGGAACATTTACTTTGATGGCGAATTAATTCGAGAGAACGGAAGGTTCGTCGTTAATGACTTAATGCCATTAAACCCTGAAAACTTGAAATAA